The following coding sequences are from one Methanohalophilus halophilus window:
- the rnp1 gene encoding ribonuclease P protein component 1, producing MDISPQNLIYHELIGLMVEVVDSTNQYLAGINGKIVDETRNMLVIEVEDMYEKQVPKMGSTFVFHLPVGSGCSPATSVEVGGTLLLSQPENRTKNIRKLRMR from the coding sequence TTGGATATATCACCCCAAAACCTGATCTATCACGAATTGATAGGATTGATGGTTGAGGTGGTTGATTCTACCAATCAATATCTTGCAGGCATTAATGGAAAAATAGTTGATGAAACACGTAACATGTTGGTAATCGAGGTCGAAGATATGTACGAAAAACAAGTACCAAAAATGGGTTCCACATTTGTGTTTCATCTTCCAGTTGGTTCTGGATGTTCCCCGGCCACATCAGTAGAGGTCGGGGGCACCCTCTTGCTCTCACAACCCGAAAACAGGACCAAGAATATCAGGAAATTACGCATGAGGTAA
- the rplX gene encoding 50S ribosomal protein L24, which yields MVSKQPRKQRKARGTAPLHVKQKYMKAPLSQDLRSKYGRNATVAVGDTVQIMRGDHAGTKGLVEGASLKSGMIVIEGVYVTKADGTEVPRPLYPSNVMITSLDLKDKQRESRLLKSR from the coding sequence ATGGTGTCAAAACAGCCAAGAAAACAGAGAAAGGCACGTGGCACTGCCCCTCTCCACGTCAAACAAAAATATATGAAGGCTCCTCTTTCCCAGGACCTGCGTTCCAAGTACGGGCGCAACGCAACTGTAGCGGTAGGCGATACCGTACAGATAATGCGTGGTGACCATGCAGGAACAAAAGGATTGGTAGAAGGTGCTTCTCTAAAAAGTGGAATGATTGTGATTGAGGGCGTCTACGTCACCAAGGCAGATGGGACTGAAGTGCCCAGGCCGCTTTATCCGTCAAATGTAATGATTACATCACTGGATTTGAAAGATAAACAGAGAGAATCAAGATTATTAAAGAGCAGGTGA
- a CDS encoding 30S ribosomal protein S3 produces MAVEKKFVEDGYVKASLDEYFANQLSRAGYGGMEINRTPMGTQIVVYSEKPGMVIGKAGKVIRRLTRDVGRLYNLDNPQIDAQEVKRPELNAQMMATRLASSIERGWYFRKAGHNAMRAIMNSGALGCEIILSGKVTGARSRVEKMVNGYIKHAGKPVDDIVDEGFAVAVKKLGTIGCKVRIIHPGAVLPDSYHLREVVEEAVAEVAPEEAESAGVEELVEAEATGEVAEAEDVESTEEATEAKAAEEVPEAEPEVKAEFEEVESTEGSEENVPEPEDEQLPGEQRRLVEGVWQHKHEGHDYWHPMARVHRGDN; encoded by the coding sequence ATGGCAGTAGAGAAGAAATTTGTTGAGGATGGCTATGTAAAAGCCTCGCTTGACGAATATTTCGCAAACCAGCTGAGCCGTGCCGGTTATGGTGGCATGGAGATCAATCGAACCCCGATGGGGACGCAGATTGTTGTTTATTCCGAAAAACCCGGTATGGTTATAGGTAAGGCCGGAAAGGTCATCCGAAGACTCACAAGAGATGTCGGGCGTCTTTATAATCTTGATAACCCTCAGATTGATGCACAGGAAGTAAAGAGGCCAGAACTGAATGCCCAGATGATGGCAACAAGGCTTGCTTCTTCCATTGAACGTGGCTGGTATTTCAGGAAAGCAGGTCACAATGCAATGCGTGCCATTATGAATTCCGGTGCTCTTGGGTGTGAAATAATCCTCTCCGGAAAGGTTACCGGTGCAAGGTCAAGAGTCGAGAAAATGGTAAACGGCTATATCAAACACGCAGGAAAACCTGTTGATGATATTGTGGACGAAGGGTTCGCAGTAGCCGTTAAAAAACTCGGTACAATTGGCTGTAAAGTGAGAATTATCCATCCGGGTGCTGTGTTGCCAGATTCCTACCACCTTAGAGAGGTTGTGGAAGAGGCAGTTGCAGAAGTTGCTCCTGAAGAAGCTGAAAGTGCTGGCGTTGAAGAACTTGTGGAAGCAGAAGCAACCGGTGAAGTTGCAGAAGCTGAAGATGTTGAATCCACAGAAGAAGCAACAGAAGCAAAAGCTGCTGAAGAAGTACCTGAGGCAGAACCGGAAGTTAAAGCAGAATTCGAAGAAGTTGAATCCACTGAAGGCTCTGAAGAAAATGTTCCGGAACCTGAAGATGAACAACTTCCAGGTGAGCAGCGCAGGCTTGTTGAAGGTGTATGGCAGCACAAGCATGAAGGACATGATTACTGGCATCCCATGGCACGTGTTCACAGGGGGGATAACTGA
- the rpmC gene encoding 50S ribosomal protein L29 encodes MAILRVKEIRDMSPHEKVDELEKLMNELIKERALSSAGGAPENPGRIKELKRTIARIKTIQREMKEI; translated from the coding sequence ATGGCAATCCTTCGTGTAAAGGAAATCAGGGATATGTCTCCCCATGAAAAAGTAGATGAACTTGAAAAACTCATGAACGAGCTTATCAAGGAACGTGCCCTTTCCTCTGCAGGTGGCGCGCCTGAAAATCCCGGTCGTATTAAGGAACTTAAGAGGACGATTGCGAGAATAAAAACAATCCAGAGGGAAATGAAGGAGATATAA
- a CDS encoding methyltransferase domain-containing protein, which yields MKNKDKFTKSINSDHDGLRFATPEIVAKYRASRLKCDVLADISCGIGGQTIFFAKECKKVYAIEIDPVKIEHAKKNCQLYGVDNVEFICGDALDPEIIHKLPELDVVFSDPARPPKEERRLISSITPSIEDMINAYSSRTKGFAFEVPPQLTPERIPFDCEMEYLSLNGKINRLTLYFNHLKRCNRSAITLPSEESLCSSGTGEIPESEIMKKFAYEPEPSVVKADLLPELAEKMSKGDNKTYLFRIDSKRSLMTSDEKLKSPLLKNQYTVLAETKVSVEDINRKLKELNAKNALIRGKINPDNYWNFRNRIEAGLNGDKAIHLYITDSSAIICEPLVEKD from the coding sequence ATGAAAAACAAAGACAAATTCACCAAATCTATAAATTCTGACCATGATGGATTGCGCTTTGCAACTCCCGAAATTGTAGCAAAGTACAGGGCCAGTAGACTTAAATGTGATGTTCTGGCGGATATAAGTTGTGGCATCGGCGGGCAGACCATTTTCTTTGCAAAGGAGTGCAAAAAAGTCTATGCCATAGAAATCGACCCTGTAAAGATAGAACATGCCAAAAAGAATTGTCAACTATATGGAGTTGACAATGTCGAATTTATCTGTGGTGACGCCCTTGACCCTGAAATAATACATAAACTTCCTGAACTCGATGTCGTTTTTTCTGATCCTGCAAGACCCCCTAAAGAGGAGAGGCGTTTAATTTCCAGCATTACACCATCCATAGAAGATATGATTAATGCTTATTCATCCCGGACAAAAGGATTCGCCTTTGAAGTACCCCCTCAGCTGACTCCAGAAAGGATTCCCTTTGATTGTGAAATGGAATACCTGTCCCTTAATGGCAAAATCAATCGTCTTACATTATACTTCAACCATCTCAAAAGATGCAATCGATCCGCCATCACACTGCCTTCCGAGGAATCATTGTGTAGCAGCGGGACAGGAGAAATCCCCGAATCAGAAATAATGAAAAAATTTGCATATGAACCAGAACCATCTGTTGTGAAAGCAGATCTTCTACCCGAACTTGCAGAAAAAATGAGTAAGGGAGATAATAAGACATATTTGTTCCGAATTGATTCGAAAAGGTCATTAATGACATCTGATGAAAAATTGAAGTCCCCTTTACTTAAAAACCAGTACACTGTGCTGGCAGAGACAAAGGTTTCTGTTGAAGATATCAATAGGAAACTTAAAGAATTAAATGCCAAAAATGCATTGATAAGAGGAAAAATCAACCCTGACAATTACTGGAATTTCCGTAATCGTATAGAAGCCGGATTAAATGGCGACAAAGCAATTCACCTCTATATTACTGACAGCTCTGCAATTATCTGCGAGCCACTTGTTGAAAAAGATTAA
- a CDS encoding 50S ribosomal protein L22, with protein sequence MARIDYSTELEPATSARAMGSELHISPKKSRELCRELKGMRSTSAKNYLGEVIDFKRAVPFRRHNDSLGHKKGPMAAGRYPVKVAAEVLKLIENAESNAEYKGLDPSHMYINHVSTKKGRVIHGMRPRARGRATPKNTETVNIEIILSEVR encoded by the coding sequence ATGGCAAGAATTGATTATTCAACGGAACTTGAGCCAGCAACAAGTGCCAGAGCTATGGGTTCAGAGCTACATATCTCTCCCAAGAAGTCACGTGAACTCTGTCGGGAGCTTAAAGGAATGCGTTCTACATCTGCAAAGAATTATCTTGGAGAGGTAATCGATTTCAAAAGGGCTGTACCATTCAGGAGGCACAATGACAGTCTTGGGCACAAGAAAGGTCCAATGGCAGCAGGTCGTTATCCTGTAAAAGTGGCTGCAGAAGTTCTCAAACTTATAGAGAATGCTGAGAGCAATGCGGAATACAAGGGTCTTGATCCTTCTCACATGTACATAAACCATGTTTCTACAAAGAAGGGCAGGGTTATCCATGGAATGCGCCCCAGGGCTCGTGGAAGGGCTACCCCCAAGAATACGGAGACTGTAAATATCGAAATTATTCTGAGCGAGGTGCGCTAA
- a CDS encoding 50S ribosomal protein L23: protein MSAIKFPFITEKAMTHMEDNKLQFVVDTRANKSQIKEDVIKIYGFPVKSVCTTTTMKGEKKALVTFDEVDAAHEIATRIGLM, encoded by the coding sequence ATGAGCGCTATTAAATTCCCGTTCATCACCGAAAAAGCTATGACGCATATGGAGGATAACAAACTTCAGTTTGTTGTCGATACCCGTGCCAACAAGAGCCAGATCAAGGAAGATGTGATAAAGATCTACGGTTTCCCCGTAAAGTCCGTTTGCACAACGACAACGATGAAGGGAGAAAAAAAGGCTCTTGTCACATTTGATGAAGTAGATGCAGCACACGAGATTGCTACACGTATTGGTTTGATGTGA
- a CDS encoding 50S ribosomal protein L14: MKGMRSSVPKCLNAGARIDCVDNTGARTVEIISVKKYRGVKNRQPKAGLGDMCVVSVKKGTPEMRRQILHAVVVRQRKEFRRPDGTRVSFEDNAVVITDPTGFPKGTDIKGPIAREVAERFPKIGTTASMIV; this comes from the coding sequence ATGAAAGGAATGCGTTCCAGTGTCCCCAAATGCCTCAACGCCGGTGCACGTATCGACTGTGTCGACAATACGGGTGCAAGGACTGTGGAAATTATTTCTGTCAAGAAATACCGTGGTGTGAAGAACCGTCAGCCAAAAGCAGGTCTAGGCGATATGTGTGTTGTTTCTGTCAAGAAAGGAACTCCTGAAATGAGAAGACAGATCCTCCACGCAGTAGTTGTCAGGCAGAGGAAAGAATTCCGCAGGCCGGATGGAACCCGGGTTAGCTTTGAGGATAACGCAGTGGTAATCACAGATCCCACCGGTTTTCCCAAAGGAACAGACATCAAGGGTCCCATTGCCAGGGAAGTTGCAGAACGTTTCCCCAAGATAGGGACTACAGCATCAATGATTGTGTGA
- the rpl4p gene encoding 50S ribosomal protein L4: protein MVTANILDISGNSKGEITLPDVFEEIYRPDLIKRTVLSSQSKRYQPYGPKMYAGMETSAVSWGSGRGVAQIPRLVNGSRVARVPQAVGGRRTHPPKPEADRTEKVNKKEKRLAVRSAIAATINAELVKGRGHVCDSSLPLVAENALQDVEKTAEVIKFLEAAGAYDDVLRAKNSRSIRAGKGKMRGRKYKNKKSVLIVAGSESPIFRSARNLPGVDVTTVDSLYTELLAPGAKAGRLTVWTESAISSLEDMFI, encoded by the coding sequence ATGGTCACAGCAAATATTCTTGATATTTCAGGTAATTCCAAAGGTGAAATAACCTTACCCGATGTTTTCGAAGAGATTTACAGGCCGGATCTTATCAAAAGGACCGTGCTTTCTTCCCAGTCTAAAAGGTACCAGCCCTATGGTCCCAAGATGTATGCCGGAATGGAAACTTCTGCAGTATCCTGGGGGTCCGGTAGAGGTGTTGCTCAGATCCCAAGGCTTGTCAACGGAAGCCGGGTTGCAAGAGTGCCCCAGGCAGTAGGCGGAAGGCGTACCCATCCACCAAAACCTGAAGCTGACAGGACTGAGAAAGTTAACAAAAAAGAGAAACGTCTTGCAGTTCGCTCTGCAATAGCAGCTACAATTAATGCAGAACTCGTGAAAGGACGAGGTCATGTATGTGACTCTTCCCTGCCTCTTGTAGCAGAAAATGCCCTGCAGGATGTTGAGAAAACAGCAGAAGTTATTAAATTCCTCGAAGCAGCAGGTGCTTATGATGATGTCCTGCGTGCCAAAAACAGCCGTTCCATCAGGGCCGGTAAAGGTAAGATGAGAGGAAGGAAATACAAAAACAAAAAGAGTGTTCTGATCGTTGCCGGTTCAGAAAGTCCAATATTCCGCTCGGCACGTAATCTGCCAGGTGTGGATGTTACAACAGTAGATTCACTTTATACTGAATTACTTGCACCCGGTGCAAAGGCAGGACGACTGACGGTATGGACAGAATCCGCAATATCCAGTCTGGAGGACATGTTCATATGA
- a CDS encoding 30S ribosomal protein S19: MAKKTSSRLPKRKGEYTYRGKSVDELKELSIEQFAELLPARERRTIRRGLPDGHKKVLEKFRAGKDSVRTHHRAMIIFPEMVGKQIAVYNGKEFVSVDVQPEMVGHRFGEFAQTRGRVSHGSAGVGATRSSKFVPLK, encoded by the coding sequence ATGGCTAAAAAAACTTCATCAAGGTTACCAAAGAGGAAAGGAGAATATACCTATCGGGGCAAATCTGTGGATGAGCTCAAGGAATTGAGTATTGAGCAATTCGCCGAACTTCTTCCCGCAAGGGAAAGGAGGACCATTCGCCGTGGGCTTCCCGATGGGCATAAAAAAGTCCTGGAGAAATTCAGGGCTGGAAAGGATAGTGTGCGAACCCACCACAGGGCAATGATAATTTTCCCTGAAATGGTAGGTAAGCAAATTGCGGTTTACAACGGTAAAGAATTCGTAAGTGTAGATGTACAGCCTGAGATGGTAGGTCACAGGTTTGGAGAATTCGCACAGACAAGAGGCAGAGTTTCCCACGGAAGCGCTGGTGTTGGTGCAACCCGTTCCAGTAAATTCGTACCACTTAAGTGA
- a CDS encoding 50S ribosomal protein L2 encodes MARRIISQNRGRGTPTYRAPSHRYKAALKHPSVEEGSTIFADVVEIVHDPARSAPIARVSFESGEERLILVPESIGIGDRIECGISAEIKQGNILPLAEIPEGVPLCNIESKPNDGGAFARSSGAYATLVGHERNRTVVQLPSGEMKWLNPKCRASIGVVAGGGRAEKPFLKAGKKYHKLRSRAAKYPRVSGIAMNVIDHPFGGGNRQHPGKPTTVGRNAPPGRKVGQIAARRTGKR; translated from the coding sequence ATGGCAAGACGAATTATATCACAGAACAGGGGTCGTGGAACACCTACATACAGGGCACCTTCACATCGCTATAAAGCTGCTCTTAAGCATCCTTCAGTTGAAGAAGGCAGCACAATTTTTGCCGATGTGGTGGAAATTGTCCATGATCCAGCAAGATCTGCCCCCATCGCAAGGGTTTCCTTTGAAAGTGGCGAAGAACGTTTAATTCTCGTTCCGGAAAGTATCGGTATAGGAGATCGCATTGAGTGCGGTATCTCTGCAGAGATCAAACAGGGTAACATTCTCCCGCTGGCTGAGATTCCGGAAGGTGTACCACTCTGCAACATAGAATCCAAACCAAACGATGGTGGAGCTTTTGCTCGTTCATCCGGTGCCTATGCTACCCTTGTGGGTCATGAAAGGAATAGGACAGTTGTCCAGCTTCCTTCAGGTGAAATGAAATGGCTGAATCCAAAATGCAGGGCATCTATTGGGGTTGTTGCTGGTGGCGGACGTGCCGAGAAGCCTTTCCTGAAGGCCGGTAAGAAGTATCACAAATTGAGATCCAGGGCAGCCAAGTATCCGAGAGTTTCCGGTATTGCAATGAATGTTATTGACCACCCATTCGGTGGAGGTAACAGGCAACATCCCGGCAAACCAACTACCGTAGGCAGGAACGCCCCGCCTGGCAGGAAAGTAGGACAGATTGCAGCCCGGAGGACCGGAAAGCGTTAA
- a CDS encoding 50S ribosomal protein L3 → MPTIHRPRRGSLAFSPRKRAKSHIPRFRSWPEAEGEPKLQGFAGYKVGMTHVIMIDDAKNSLTEGAEIAVPVTVIETPQIGIAAIRAYKDTPYGEKTISEAWSANLDGDIGRRIKTPKNYDTEKSLETMASIVEEGNVSEIRVITYTIPSSVNGIPKKKADIMETAISGSDVKAKFEYAKYILGSKVGISDIFSEGNIIDVAAITRGYGTEGPVKRWGIQLAKNKHSRQSSLRQVGTLGPWNPPHVSWRVPQMGQAGYHQRTEYNKRILKVSSDVDEVNPAGGFVNYGLVGGDYILVKGTVPGPSKRLIRLREPTRPKTSAVGEPQLMHINTQSRQG, encoded by the coding sequence GTGCCAACAATACACAGACCAAGGCGAGGTTCTCTAGCGTTCAGTCCACGCAAAAGAGCAAAGAGCCACATCCCAAGGTTCAGGTCATGGCCTGAAGCTGAAGGTGAGCCAAAATTGCAGGGATTTGCAGGTTACAAGGTCGGAATGACCCATGTAATTATGATTGACGATGCCAAAAACAGTTTGACTGAAGGCGCTGAGATTGCCGTACCTGTTACTGTTATCGAAACACCGCAGATTGGTATTGCAGCAATACGTGCCTATAAGGACACTCCTTATGGAGAAAAAACAATTTCAGAGGCATGGTCAGCAAATCTGGATGGCGACATTGGACGCAGGATAAAGACTCCCAAAAATTACGATACGGAAAAATCACTTGAAACTATGGCTTCCATTGTGGAAGAAGGGAACGTTTCCGAGATTCGTGTGATCACATATACAATCCCATCTTCTGTAAATGGAATTCCAAAGAAGAAAGCGGATATTATGGAAACTGCAATTAGCGGTTCCGATGTAAAAGCCAAGTTTGAGTATGCAAAGTACATACTTGGAAGCAAGGTTGGAATCTCTGATATCTTCTCGGAAGGCAATATCATCGATGTGGCCGCTATCACAAGGGGCTACGGTACTGAAGGGCCTGTGAAAAGATGGGGTATCCAGCTGGCAAAGAACAAACACTCTCGCCAGAGCAGTCTGCGTCAGGTAGGTACTCTTGGGCCGTGGAATCCACCACATGTAAGCTGGAGAGTTCCACAAATGGGCCAGGCCGGTTACCATCAGCGTACCGAGTATAACAAACGTATCCTGAAAGTATCTTCTGATGTGGATGAAGTAAATCCTGCAGGAGGCTTTGTGAACTACGGCCTTGTTGGTGGAGATTATATCCTTGTAAAGGGTACTGTCCCCGGTCCTTCCAAGAGACTTATCAGGCTCAGGGAACCAACCAGGCCAAAGACATCTGCTGTGGGAGAACCTCAGCTTATGCATATAAACACACAGTCCAGGCAGGGGTGA
- a CDS encoding HD domain-containing protein: MNLRNYIATYCTDSKKKPTGVIVHSADIGDELPEMPDRFFYMAEWSDLPSRRIWKSEPYQSVLIHENGQLIIHEHLRKANFRIHLLELEEKYETSSRAGHFVLSVPEAFEFAYNAHGDTARRCSRTPYISHPMDVASILLKNSAPDIVVIAGLLHSIKKESKIDMVEVENKFGETVVNFVRAVSELDQTDDPSLLPVDANMWKEHNEACLKALEAVGRDVKLLFCADKLASIRDMGDEENIHGNIIWNNFIVGKESHKWYYEQLLRSFESQPHSIIDSPMYKQLKRCVEQFFSDA; the protein is encoded by the coding sequence ATGAATCTGAGAAATTATATAGCCACTTATTGTACCGATTCTAAGAAAAAGCCAACAGGTGTCATAGTTCATAGTGCAGATATAGGAGACGAACTTCCTGAGATGCCGGATCGCTTTTTCTACATGGCTGAGTGGTCTGATTTGCCTTCCAGGCGTATATGGAAAAGTGAGCCTTATCAGTCAGTATTGATTCATGAAAATGGCCAACTCATCATACACGAACACCTAAGGAAAGCTAACTTCCGGATTCATTTGCTGGAACTGGAAGAGAAATACGAGACCTCCTCTAGAGCGGGACATTTCGTTCTTTCAGTCCCTGAAGCTTTCGAGTTTGCCTATAATGCACACGGGGATACAGCAAGACGATGTTCAAGGACGCCCTATATCTCTCATCCAATGGACGTTGCATCCATCCTTTTAAAGAACAGTGCCCCTGATATAGTTGTAATTGCCGGTCTGCTGCATTCGATCAAAAAAGAGTCTAAAATCGATATGGTTGAAGTGGAGAATAAGTTTGGGGAGACTGTTGTAAATTTTGTAAGGGCAGTATCTGAACTGGACCAAACGGATGATCCTTCCTTGTTACCTGTTGATGCAAATATGTGGAAGGAGCACAATGAAGCCTGCCTGAAAGCACTTGAAGCTGTTGGAAGGGATGTCAAACTCTTATTCTGTGCAGACAAACTTGCCAGCATAAGGGATATGGGGGACGAGGAAAATATTCATGGAAATATAATATGGAACAATTTTATAGTAGGAAAAGAATCTCATAAATGGTATTATGAACAATTGCTACGTTCCTTTGAATCCCAACCTCATAGTATTATCGACAGCCCAATGTATAAACAATTGAAAAGATGTGTCGAACAGTTCTTCAGTGATGCCTGA
- a CDS encoding response regulator transcription factor, producing the protein MGSFGKKVLVVDDEAHLRDLLQSLLELNDMSTSCASSGEECLLMLESSLPDLVLLDVMMPGMDGWEVFHRIKEKYENLPVVLLTVRNHDFDKMMGLDILKAEDYITKPFDNDELIERVCNLLD; encoded by the coding sequence ATGGGTAGTTTTGGGAAGAAAGTACTTGTAGTGGATGACGAAGCGCATTTACGTGACCTCCTTCAAAGTTTGTTGGAATTGAATGATATGTCTACATCGTGTGCTTCCAGCGGAGAAGAATGTCTTTTGATGCTTGAATCTTCCCTGCCGGATCTTGTCCTTCTTGATGTTATGATGCCGGGCATGGATGGATGGGAAGTTTTCCACCGTATTAAAGAAAAGTACGAAAATTTGCCGGTTGTTCTTCTGACTGTCAGGAATCATGATTTTGACAAAATGATGGGATTGGATATTCTCAAAGCTGAGGATTATATTACCAAACCCTTTGACAACGATGAACTCATAGAACGTGTTTGTAACCTTCTGGATTAA
- a CDS encoding Hsp20/alpha crystallin family protein → MERVNMAGKKKGNNPSGSDDSFSDITDMIEQMIQRFGVGIEEFSDEPFIYGFSITQRANEDPEIREFGNIPSDYNDFEEEIDPLDGPISIDEKKPLIDVLEMDGEVYVTAEISGMSRDDISVCATDQYLEINASNKHYTYSETLEMPIKVDPNSAKATFHNGVLEVIFSVMEESGKVDIKIN, encoded by the coding sequence ATGGAACGGGTCAATATGGCAGGTAAAAAGAAAGGAAACAATCCGTCTGGCAGTGATGATTCTTTCAGTGATATTACTGATATGATCGAACAGATGATACAGAGATTCGGAGTGGGTATAGAAGAATTCTCTGATGAACCTTTCATTTATGGTTTTTCTATTACACAACGTGCCAATGAGGATCCTGAAATCAGGGAATTTGGCAATATCCCATCTGATTATAATGATTTTGAAGAAGAAATTGATCCTTTGGATGGTCCCATATCCATAGATGAGAAAAAGCCTCTGATAGATGTTCTTGAAATGGATGGGGAAGTGTATGTTACCGCAGAAATTTCGGGCATGTCCAGAGATGATATTTCTGTATGTGCAACAGACCAGTACCTGGAGATCAATGCTTCCAATAAACATTATACATATTCCGAAACTCTCGAAATGCCTATTAAAGTAGATCCAAATAGTGCAAAAGCAACTTTCCATAATGGTGTTCTTGAGGTAATATTTTCTGTTATGGAAGAATCCGGGAAAGTAGATATTAAAATCAATTGA
- a CDS encoding helix-turn-helix transcriptional regulator: MGVSIIELVCRSEKRKNLLVYLKDGPRNLAAIKKALDVTSTGVLPQIKLLKDNDILVQKDDEYELSIFGNIVVQKILPIFKLTNTLEKNPEYWFSRDISALPMQFMERLGYLGDSEVIEPDINSLFDPPQELIDHLLVSQHVIAITSYFHPYYAKHFIGLAKKGVEINLIFTNDVYERIAEDYGEDAEVFFGLDNTNVYIHEGDLPVVSMVCADGFFLLSLLNKKGIYDHNKLISTSEEAVSWGHDLFEYCYLESQKKE, encoded by the coding sequence ATGGGTGTATCTATAATCGAGCTTGTATGTCGCTCGGAAAAACGAAAAAACTTGCTTGTCTATCTAAAAGATGGCCCTCGGAATCTGGCCGCTATCAAAAAAGCTCTTGATGTCACATCAACCGGTGTGCTCCCTCAGATAAAACTTCTTAAAGATAATGATATTCTTGTGCAGAAAGATGATGAATATGAGCTGTCTATTTTTGGTAATATTGTAGTGCAGAAAATATTGCCGATTTTTAAATTGACCAATACACTTGAAAAGAATCCTGAATACTGGTTTTCCAGGGATATTTCCGCCCTTCCAATGCAATTTATGGAAAGGCTGGGTTATCTGGGCGATTCAGAGGTCATTGAACCGGATATCAACTCTCTTTTTGATCCACCTCAGGAATTAATAGACCATCTACTTGTAAGTCAGCATGTTATAGCCATTACTTCTTATTTCCATCCTTATTATGCCAAGCATTTTATAGGGCTGGCTAAAAAAGGCGTGGAGATAAACCTGATTTTCACCAATGATGTCTATGAGCGCATTGCTGAAGATTATGGGGAGGATGCAGAGGTTTTTTTCGGGCTGGATAACACCAATGTATATATACACGAGGGTGATTTGCCGGTAGTTAGTATGGTATGTGCGGACGGCTTTTTCCTGTTGTCCCTACTTAATAAGAAGGGAATATATGATCACAATAAACTTATCAGTACCAGTGAAGAAGCTGTAAGTTGGGGGCATGACTTGTTCGAATACTGTTACCTTGAGTCACAAAAGAAGGAATGA
- a CDS encoding 30S ribosomal protein S17 has protein sequence MARNIGLDVPEPSEECDDVNCPFHGTLPVRGQVLSGKVVSDSMDRTVVIQRKYDKFINKYQRYEKRQSKIHAHNPSCIDAKEGDIVTIAECRPLSKTKAYVVVKAEAQV, from the coding sequence ATGGCACGAAACATTGGATTGGATGTTCCTGAGCCTTCCGAAGAATGTGACGACGTAAATTGTCCTTTCCATGGCACTCTTCCCGTAAGGGGACAGGTGTTGTCTGGAAAGGTAGTCAGTGACAGTATGGACAGGACAGTTGTAATCCAGCGAAAATATGATAAATTCATCAATAAGTACCAGCGGTACGAGAAACGTCAGTCAAAGATACATGCTCATAATCCTTCTTGCATTGATGCAAAGGAAGGGGACATTGTAACAATAGCAGAATGCCGTCCCCTGAGCAAGACCAAAGCTTATGTAGTTGTTAAGGCGGAGGCACAGGTATGA